Genomic DNA from Candidatus Margulisiibacteriota bacterium:
CAGGGTACATTGGTTCCCATGTTGTAAAAAAACTGCAAGAGGCTGGGTTTAATCCAATAGTCTTTGATAATTTGACAACAGGTCACCGAGAGTCTTTATCTGATAACATCCAGTTCTATCAAGGAGATGTACGTAGCGAAGCTGATTTAAGCAAAGTTTTTACGGAAAACAATATCTCTGCTGTTATGCATTTTTGTGCCAAAAGCCTTGTTGGTGAGTCTATGGAGAAGCCTGCGCTATACTTTGATAACAATGTGGTTGGTGGACTGAATCTTTTAAAGGTGATGCATGATTTTGGGATAGATAAATTAGTTTTTTCTTCTACTGCTGCAGTCTACGGTCAGCCTGATGAGATACCTATTAACGAAACCACAACTAAACTACCAACAAATGTTTATGGCGAAACTAAGTTAATGTTTGAAAAAGTGTGTAGCTGGTATGACAGCATCTATGGCTTAAGATATGTTGCCTTGAGATACTTTAATGCAGCTGGTGCAGATGATGATGGCTTAATAGGCGAAGACCATAATCCAGAAAGCCATTTGTTGCCAATAGTTTTTCAGGTTGTTAATGGTCAAAGGGAATTTTTATCAGTGTTCGGTGATGATTATAATACGCCAGACGGAACGTGTGTTAGAGACTATATCCATGTTTATGATTTAGCTTCAGCACATATTTTGGCGCTTAAGCACTTGCTTAATGGTGGTAGCTCTGATGTCTTTAATTTAGGTAGCGGATTAGGGTACAGTGTTAAGGAGATTGTTGATTCTGTCGAGAAAATAACTGGCAGAGGCATTGATCAGAGGATAGTGAAACGGCGAGAAGGCGACCCAGATACACTTATCGCGTCCTCACAAAAGATAATTAAGGAGTTAGGGTGGAAGCAACAGTATACGCTCGAGATGATAATCGAAACAGCGTATAAGTGGCACAAAAATCATCCAAATGGTTATGAGAACTAGTTTAATCGTTGATTTACAGAAATTTGTTCAGAACATTAGAAAAGTAAAAGCGAGAATTCCCGAAGGTGTGAAGCTTTTAGCCGTGGTTAAAGCAGATGCATATGGGCATGGAGCTGTTGCCTTATCCAATATCGCCCATGAAGAAGGCGTTGATTATTTTGGTGTAGCTACTGCAGCAGAGGCAATTGAACTTAGAGAAGCTGGCATCAGAACACCAATTCTTCTTTTAGGTGAACCAACTGATTGGGAAAGAATTAAGTCAGTAATTTATTACGATATAACTTTAATGGTCTATTCAGAAGAGTTTTTAGCTGAACTACTTAAAGTTTCTGAATCATATAAAAAGAAAGTTAAGGTTCATTTAAAGGTTGATACGGGAATGACTAGGCTAGGTGTTAAGGCGGACGACGTAGTTGCCTTTGCCAAGAAAATATTAGCTAATCCATTTTTGGAGCTGGAAGGAGTTGCAACCCACTTAGCAGATTCCGACAATGAGGATGTTTCTTATAGTAAAAAACAGGTAGAGATTTTTGAACGAGTTATTTTTGAATTAAGCAAAGAAGGCATTGATATCCCTATTAAACATGCTTCTAATTCAGCAGGGATAATTAATCCCATAAGTCCATTTTTTGATATGGTTCGAGCGGGTATTGATTTGTATAAAGGAATAATGTCTTTTACAGCTAAGGTGCTATATGTCAGGGAAATAGAGCCAGGTGAGCATGTGGGCTATTGCTTGACCTATAAGTCAGAACAAAAAATGAGAATTGCAGTTATCAGTGTTGGTTATGCAGATGGATATAGCAGAGCGTTGTCTAATAAAGGGAGAGTTCTACTTCATGGTGTTGCCTGCCCAATAGTGGGTAATATTTGCATGGACATGATGATGGTGGCTATCCCTGTCGACCTTGAGGTGAAAGTAGGAGATGATGCTGTGCTTATTGGTTCACAAGATGGTGAAGAAATAACAGTTAATGAAATAGCGCAGCTTATTGGGACAATTGAATATGAAGTAATGACCTCTATTGGTAAAAGAGTCGCGAGGATTTATCGGTCTTGAGGTAGAGAAGTTTAGAAATATGGATGTTTAGTAAGTAGAATCCAAAACCCAAATAAATCTTTAAATCATTAAATAAAGTAGATGAATTTAAAGTGTCCGGAAGCAACCGCACAAATATAAAATTGTAGTAATTTTGCAGTCATTTAACGGTAATTAATATTAAAAACGACAGCATAGCAATGCTCCCGCAGGTTGAATTATTAATTATGCAAACGGAACCATCATAACAGGGTGACAAAAAAATACCCAAATTTTAATGCAGTGCGTTTGCGTAGGGACTAGCGGATCAATAAGGCCGGCAATGAGGCCTTATTGAAGCTTATTTTTAGAGAGAGCCTTCCTTTTAGTCCAACTCACTTGGTGGGTGGTCACCTCAGTAACCGGGGGATTATTCTTTTTACCTTTTATTCTTATTCAGCTATAATAAATTTATGTCGTATATTTCATTATATAGAAAGTATCGGTCTCAAACATTTTCAGAACTTGTTGAGCAAGAGTCGGTTATTCGCACACTCCAGAACGCTATTAAGTTTGAACGTATTGCTCAGTCGTATATTTTTGCTGGACCAAGAGGAACGGGAAAGACTTCTGTAGCTAGGATATTTGCTAAAACATTAAATTGCTTAAATTTAGATAAAGACAAGGCGGAACCATGTAACACTTGTGATAACTGTAAACAGATAACTAGTGGTACGCATATGGATGTTATAGAAATAGATGCTGCTAGCAATACAGGTGTTGATAACATTCGAGAGCTGATTGAAAAATCTAATTTTCTTCCTTCCTTAGGCAAATGGAA
This window encodes:
- the galE gene encoding UDP-glucose 4-epimerase GalE, whose protein sequence is MQNILVCGGAGYIGSHVVKKLQEAGFNPIVFDNLTTGHRESLSDNIQFYQGDVRSEADLSKVFTENNISAVMHFCAKSLVGESMEKPALYFDNNVVGGLNLLKVMHDFGIDKLVFSSTAAVYGQPDEIPINETTTKLPTNVYGETKLMFEKVCSWYDSIYGLRYVALRYFNAAGADDDGLIGEDHNPESHLLPIVFQVVNGQREFLSVFGDDYNTPDGTCVRDYIHVYDLASAHILALKHLLNGGSSDVFNLGSGLGYSVKEIVDSVEKITGRGIDQRIVKRREGDPDTLIASSQKIIKELGWKQQYTLEMIIETAYKWHKNHPNGYEN
- the alr gene encoding alanine racemase, whose amino-acid sequence is MVMRTSLIVDLQKFVQNIRKVKARIPEGVKLLAVVKADAYGHGAVALSNIAHEEGVDYFGVATAAEAIELREAGIRTPILLLGEPTDWERIKSVIYYDITLMVYSEEFLAELLKVSESYKKKVKVHLKVDTGMTRLGVKADDVVAFAKKILANPFLELEGVATHLADSDNEDVSYSKKQVEIFERVIFELSKEGIDIPIKHASNSAGIINPISPFFDMVRAGIDLYKGIMSFTAKVLYVREIEPGEHVGYCLTYKSEQKMRIAVISVGYADGYSRALSNKGRVLLHGVACPIVGNICMDMMMVAIPVDLEVKVGDDAVLIGSQDGEEITVNEIAQLIGTIEYEVMTSIGKRVARIYRS